From Lonchura striata isolate bLonStr1 chromosome 3, bLonStr1.mat, whole genome shotgun sequence, one genomic window encodes:
- the SERTAD2 gene encoding SERTA domain-containing protein 2 isoform X2, which produces MLGKGGKRKFDEHEDGLEGKVVSPTDGPSKVSYTLQRQTIFNISLMKLYNHRPLTEPSLQKTVLINNMLRRIQEELKQEGSLRPMFVAASQPADPLSDNFREAQPAFSHLASPPLLPPDLVSTMPLESCLTPASLLEDDTFCTSPAVQHDGPTKPTPPALQPVKDSFSSALDEIEELCPAPTSAEAVAAESAAGDPKAQPGESNIIHKPEGLPESRTAESKLMEPLPGNFEITASTGFLTDLTLDDILFADIDTSMYDFDPCTSATGAASKMAPVSADELLKTLAPYSSQPVTPNQPFKMDLTELDHIMEVLVGS; this is translated from the coding sequence ATgttggggaaaggaggaaagcGGAAGTTTGACGAGCATGAAGATGGGTTGGAAGGCAAAGTGGTGTCTCCCACTGACGGTCCCTCTAAGGTGTCTTACACCTTACAGCGTCAGACTATCTTCAACATTTCCCTTATGAAACTTTATAACCACAGGCCATTAACCGAGCCAAGCTTGCAAAAGACAGTTTTAATTAACAACATGTTGAGGCGAATCCAGGAAGAACTCAAACAAGAAGGCAGCTTGAGGCCCATGTTTGTGGCCGCTTCGCAGCCTGCCGACCCTCTCAGCGACAACTTCCGCGAGGCGCAGCCGGCCTTCAGCCACCTGGCCTCGCCGCCCCTGCTCCCCCCCGACCTGGTAAGCACTATGCCCCTGGAGTCCTGCCTCACCCCCGCCTCTTTGCTCGAGGACGACACGTTTTGCACTTCCCCGGCTGTCCAGCACGACGGTCCGACGAAGccaacacctcctgctctccagccagTAAAGGACAGCTTCTCCTCAGCCTTGGACGAAATCGAGGAGCTTTGTCCAGCACCTACCTCCGCAGAGGCAGTAGCAGCTGAATCGGCAGCCGGCGACCCTAAAGCCCAGCCCGGCGAGTCCAACATCATCCACAAGCCCGAGGGCCTCCCGGAGAGCAGAACGGCTGAATCCAAACTCATGGAGCCCCTGCCTGGCAACTTTGAGATAACAGCTTCCACAGGTTTCCTCACAGACTTGACCCTGGATGACATTCTGTTCGCTGACATTGATACGTCCATGTATGATTTTGACCCCTGCACGTCTGCCACGGGGGCTGCCTCAAAAATGGCTCCTGTCTCAGCAGATGAGCTCCTAAAAACTCTCGCTCCGTACAGCAGTCAACCAGTAACTCCAAATCAGCCTTTCAAAATGGATCTCACAGAACTGGATCACATCATGGAGGTGCTTGTTGGGtcttaa